Proteins co-encoded in one Paenibacillus sp. genomic window:
- a CDS encoding carbohydrate ABC transporter permease, translated as MLKPWIVNKGKREKLPLIRAPLHNLKKTVLGLEADSGLLFKCFLYVVLIDTAYIYLNPLLYMITTMVKNAADLMDPAVNWIPRTIYVGVLQEAWEKLDYPKAFVTSLTISGTIAVLQTVSCAVAGYAFARLNVPLKNFWFFCLLLTFIVPPQLTVLPKILAASQFGLFGTALPFVLPAAFGLGLKGALFVIIYRQFFSTQPKELEEAAKMDGAGAFKVFYKVMLPLAKPAIIVVFLFSFVWNWNDSYNPSVFMRGAEHLPLSVGITRMNEALAAEAEMFGPSLYQDPLKMATAFLIILPTLLIYIFAQRWFVESVDRTGLVE; from the coding sequence ATGCTAAAGCCATGGATCGTCAATAAGGGGAAACGGGAGAAGCTGCCCTTGATTCGGGCTCCCCTACACAATTTGAAGAAAACGGTTCTGGGGTTGGAAGCGGACAGCGGGCTGCTGTTCAAATGCTTCCTGTACGTCGTGTTGATCGACACGGCGTACATCTATCTGAATCCGCTTCTGTACATGATTACGACGATGGTGAAAAATGCGGCGGATTTGATGGATCCCGCGGTGAACTGGATTCCGCGAACGATTTACGTAGGTGTGCTGCAGGAGGCATGGGAAAAACTCGATTATCCAAAGGCGTTCGTTACGAGCCTAACGATCTCGGGAACGATCGCCGTGCTGCAAACCGTCTCCTGCGCGGTAGCGGGCTATGCGTTCGCAAGGCTGAATGTACCGCTCAAAAATTTTTGGTTTTTCTGTTTGCTGCTTACGTTCATCGTTCCCCCGCAATTGACGGTGCTGCCGAAAATTTTGGCCGCCAGCCAGTTCGGACTCTTCGGCACGGCGCTTCCGTTCGTGCTGCCCGCGGCGTTCGGGTTAGGGCTTAAAGGGGCGCTGTTCGTCATCATTTATCGGCAATTTTTCTCGACGCAGCCGAAGGAGCTGGAGGAGGCGGCGAAGATGGATGGAGCGGGGGCGTTCAAGGTGTTCTACAAAGTAATGCTGCCCTTGGCGAAACCGGCCATTATCGTCGTGTTCTTGTTCTCCTTCGTTTGGAATTGGAACGATTCCTACAACCCTTCGGTGTTTATGCGCGGAGCCGAGCATCTGCCCTTGTCGGTCGGCATTACGCGCATGAACGAAGCGCTCGCCGCCGAGGCCGAGATGTTCGGGCCTTCGCTTTACCAAGATCCGCTAAAGATGGCGACGGCGTTTCTAATCATTTTGCCGACGCTGCTGATTTACATTTTTGCGCAGCGTTGGTTCGTCGAGTCGGTCGACCGCACCGGACTAGTGGAATAG